One segment of Brassica napus cultivar Da-Ae chromosome C3, Da-Ae, whole genome shotgun sequence DNA contains the following:
- the LOC125584427 gene encoding uncharacterized protein LOC125584427, with protein sequence MQMLRSFSTRTRSRRGAYERVSDDSTFSLLGAKLRRSTSVPYYAPSIKLGAGGAPTILEEIPRQKSKKVKPTSKFSHPIFSFLYGKKKKSTTRKPEFSRYLEYLKEGGMWDARSNAPVIYYK encoded by the coding sequence ATGCAAATGCTAAGAAGCTTTAGCACTAGGACAAGAAGCCGTCGTGGAGCCTACGAGCGAGTAAGTGATGATTCAACTTTCAGCTTACTCGGAGCCAAGCTAAGAAGATCGACAAGTGTTCCTTACTACGCTCCATCTATAAAGCTTGGTGCCGGTGGTGCTCCAACCATCCTCGAGGAAATTCCTCGTCAAAAATCCAAGAAAGTCAAACCAACAAGCAAATTTAGCCACCCTATCTTTAGCTTTTTATacggaaagaagaagaagtcaacGACTAGGAAGCCTGAGTTTTCTAGGTATCTTGAGTATTTGAAAGAAGGTGGCATGTGGGATGCTAGATCTAATGCTCCTGTTATTTATTACAAGTAG
- the LOC106384665 gene encoding probable methyltransferase TCM_000336 — translation MEKRELEREFHMTGYARNSSVQKKSSDNAKHITLETVQQLYKETRPKSLGIADLGCSSGPNTLSTIRDIIKTVEIAHHRELPNQPLPEFSIFLNDLPQNDFNSIFKTLPDFHMELKRGTKNDVCPAIFIAACPGSFYGRLFPEKTIHFIYSSFSLHWLSKVPPGLFDHQGKSINKGCINICSSSPEAVSKAYYSQFKEDFSMFLRSRSKEVVAAGRMVLIILEREGPDHVDRGMSFTWEILARAIADLVAQGETEEEKLDSYETQFYAASAAEIEGEVNNEGSFELEKLEIMEVEKKDNEDGMSSSELAAKTIRAVQESMLAPHFGEEILNKLFDTYGRMFDEELAKEDIRPITFVVVLRRKQ, via the exons ATGGAGAAGAGGGAACTAGAAAGAGAGTTTCACATGACAGGCTATGCCAGAAACTCTTCCGTCCAG AAAAAATCCTCTGATAATGCAAAGCACATAACACTAGAGACAGTGCAACAACTCTACAAAGAGACAAGACCCAAGAGTTTAGGAATAGCTGACCTAGGATGTTCTTCAGGACCAAACACTCTTTCCACCATTAGAGACATAATCAAAACCGTGGAAATTGCTCACCACCGTGAGTTACCAAACCAGCCCTTGCCGGAATTCAGCATCTTCCTTAATGATCTCCCTCAAAATGACTTCAACTCTATATTCAAGACCTTGCCTGACTTTCACATGGAGCTCAAGAGAGGTACCAAGAATGATGTTTGCCCTGCAATTTTCATTGCAGCTTGTCCTGGATCATTCTATGGAAGGCTCTTCCCTGAGAAAACCATCCACTTCATCTATTCCTCTTTCAGCTTACACTGGCTTTCCAAG GTTCCTCCAGGTTTGTTTGACCATCAAGGCAAGTCCATAAACAAAGGTTGTATTAACATCTGCTCCTCGAGCCCTGAAGCTGTTTCCAAAGCTTACTACAGCCAGTTCAAGGAAGACTTCTCCATGTTTCTCCGGTCTCGATCAAAAGAGGTGGTTGCTGCAGGCAGAATGGTGCTCATAATACTCGAAAGAGAAGGTCCTGATCATGTTGATAGAGGAATGTCTTTCACCTGGGAAATTCTGGCAAGAGCCATAGCAGATCTTGTCGCACAG GGAGAAACTGAGGAGGAGAAGCTCGATTCTTACGAGACGCAGTTTTACGCTGCGAGTGCTGCTGAGATAGAAGGTGAAGTGAACAATGAAGGGTCTTTCGAATTAGAAAAGTTAGAGATAATGGAAGTGGAAAAGAAAGACAACGAGGATGGCATGAGTTCCAGTGAGCTGGCTGCAAAGACGATAAGAGCGGTCCAAGAGTCAATGCTTGCTCCACACTTCGGAGAAGAGATTTTGAACAAGCTGTTTGATACTTATGGTAGAATGTTTGACGAGGAGTTGGCTAAGGAAGACATAAGACCCATCACATTTGTTGTTGTCTTGAGAAGGAAACAatga